ATTCCCACATGCGTGACGTCGAGCCCGCCGGCCGTGGCGTAGGCACCGAGATAGTCGCCATCACGAAGATTCGCGATGACACCATCCGAGACGCGAGCACTCGGTATGTAGACCACCGTGCGTGACCGTGGCGGAAGTCCGGGCAGATAACTGTCGCCAGAGTCCTTCAGGTTGAGCATCTTGGCGACCTGCTCCGTGGGTGCCCCGAGGCTCGCCGTCACATCGGTGGCATTGATTGGTGCATCGGCGGCCCAATCCGTGAAGAAGTGCCGGCGCTGCGTGAAGCTGACGTCCCCTCCGCGATAACGGATCTGGGCAAGCTGGGCGAGGAAACTGGCGCGATCACCGGACCGCTTCAGCGCCTCCACGTAATCGGCATACGTGAAGCAGTCCACGCGTGTGAGTTCTACGACCAACTGTTCGGGGACCGAGGCCGATCCGATCAAGGTATTAGCGCCGTAGGGCACATGCAGAAAGAGGCCCGAGACCGCGGCACTGAGCTGCCCGGGATTGTCGGAACCAAGGCGATTTCGCTCGGCCAACAGCTCTTGCAGTCGGCGTTCATTAGCCGGACTGATCTGCGCGGCATCGGCTGAAGCAACAGGAGATACACACAGCGCACACATCAGCGCGAGTAATCCGAACAGGTCCAGAGCTCGGCGCATCGTCCGTGTCACAGCCCACATCATCACACAATCAACCGCCGGTCAGGCGAGCTAGGTCTTGCACCGCAGGAGCATTCGTCCGGTAGATGAGCAAACGCCGAGAAGACCCGTGTGGGCATCACCTGATGTGCGTTGTGCTGCAGTTTATGCACGGGTTGTGCACTTTTCGGCGTCGGCGAGGCGAACGGACACGGACGGAAGGTTGATTTCATTGGCGCAACAACTAATTCACACCAAGGCAACCAACCCGTGTGAGGTTTCCGTCAAACAACACTCACGGTGGCGGACATATCGGGAAGGATCTGCGTGGAGGATGTTCGGGTAGCCGAAGCAACGGCTCTTAGCGCGGGGTTCACATGGCAGCTGCGGGGTGCGTGTCGGAACGTCAACCATGATCTGTTCTACTCCGACGACGACGAACGCCCCATCGAACGAAGGCTCCGGGAACAGCACGCCCGCGAGGTATGCCGAAGCTGCCCCGTGACGACGCTCTGCCTTGAGTACGCCCTGGAGATCGAAGAACCGCACGGGATGTGGGGCGGGATGTCGGAGGCCGAACGTCAACGGATCCGCCTTCGTATCGCCGCGAGAAAGTCCGTGTTCCGCTGACCGATTGACAGTGGCCACAATCCGCACCATTGCCTACCTCTAAAACGCAGGTAGCCAACTACTCACGCCGCGCGTCCTCCTGCGGCTGAAACTTGCAGGGTCCATTGGGAATTGCGCACGGCGCAACCCCTGCAGATGCCATCAAGCAATGGAGGAAAAATGACTACCAGCGAGAAAGTTTCCGAGACGGAGGCCGAGGCCTCGGAGATTGCGGGAGAAAGCAACGGCCAGGAGGCAGACGCCCAGGCGATCGTGAAACGGTTTGTTGTCACGTCGCACGGCGGGTATCGAACTCGTCTCGCCATTCCGGGAGTGGGTCCGTTCAGCGTGGTCATGGTGTCGACCTCAGAGATAACCGCGCAGGATGTGCCATTCCAGGGCAATGCCGTCTGCCAGGTCCACAATGTCGTACCCGAGAACGGCGGCGTCCGAGTTCGCGGATTCATCGACTTCGGAGCCGACATTCGGGTGCAACTCGCCGTCTTCGTGGCGTAGGCGACAACGCGGCTCCGATTGGTCCTCCGCGCGGGAATCCACGCGGAGGGCCCGCCGGTCCTTGCGCGACCAGGGACATCAGACCATGGTGTCGGCTGGAGGGAGGCCAAATTCATTGTCACCGAAAATCAGGTAGGCGCGCTCGGGGTCGTTCGCGGCATGTACACGGCCAGCGTGCGCATCACGCCAAAAACGCTGCACTGGTGTGTCATTCGACAGTGCAGCGGCACCCGAAGCATCGAATATCCTGTCGATCGAAGCAACGGCACGGCCGGTGGCCCGCACCTGATCGCGCCGGGCGCGGGCGCGCAAGTCATAGGGAATCTGCTTACCGGCCAACAGCAGCGCGTACTCCTCGGCAACATTACCCGTCAGCTGACGCCACGCGGCGTCGATATCGCTGGCAGCCTCGGCGATTCGGACCTTGGCGAACGGATCATCCCTGACCTTCTCGCCGGCATAGGCCGCTCGAATTCGCTTACCCTGGTGTTCCACATGGGCGTCGTAGGCGCCATAGGCCATGCCGACAATGGGTGTCGAGATGGTAGTCGGATGTATTGTTCCCCAAGGCATTTTGTACACGGGTGCAGTATTGGTCCGATAGCCGCCAGCGGTACCGTCGTTCATCGCCTTGTAAGACAGGAACCGATGACCGGGCACGAACACTTCCTTGACCACAAGAGTGTTACTGCCGGTGCCGCGCAAACCGACTACATTCCACACGTCGTCGACCTCGTAGTCGGTGCACGGGATGAGAAAGCTGCCGAAGTCTACGGCCTTCTCCCCTTTGAGTACCGGACCTCCGACGAAAGCCCAGGTGGCGTGCGCACAACCGGACGACCACTGCCACGAGCCGGTTACAAGGTAGCCTCCGTCGACGACCCTGGCAGTGCCCATCGGAGCGTACGACGACGACACACGCGCAGACATGTCCTCACCCCAGACGTCCTCCTGCGCCTGCTGATCGAAAAGCGCCAAGTGCCAGTTGTGTACCGCGAGGACACCCGCCACCCATCCGGTGGAACCGCAGGCACTGGCCAACCGCCGGACTGCCTCGCAGTAGACGACGGGATCGCACTGCAGACCGCCCCACTGCTCGGGCTGCAACAGTTTGAAGAAGTCGATGTCTTCAAGCGCTGCAATCGTTTCGTGCGGGATGGTACGCAAATCCTCGGCAGCCTGAGCACGTCCGCGTATCTGGGGTAATAGATCGCTGATGTCCTCGAGAATCGTGTGAGTATCGCGAATCGACCGGGTAATACCGTGCTGAATAGAAGTCATGAGACTGCCTCCCAACGCTGGGCTGATTGAGACTGAGGTCCATTGCGGCCTAAGTCGGTAGTTGTCGGGGTAACTCTTTCTGCGGAGCCGTCATTCGGTTCCGGCAGCACTCGCCGTGGTGCGTTGTTGCAGATTCTCCGCGACTTCGTTGCGCCAATATTCGTTGGCAGCGTTGGTGTCTACCTCGTATTCGAAACGATCGGTCATTTCCGGTGTGACGTCCGCGGCGTCGACGTAGAACTGCTCGTACCACCTGCGCAACTGGTAGACAGGCCCGTCCTCCTCGACCAGAAGCGGATTATCGATGCGGGTCTTGTTCTTCCAGATCTCCACATCCTGCAGGAACCCGCGACTGACCCCGTCGGTGAACGCGTGCAGGAGCATCTCAGTCGCGTTGGCGTCCAAACCCACGGGCCGACGTACCATGATGCCCCACTGCAGCACAAAGGAATCCGATGTGACGGGATAATGGCAGTTGACCAGGATCGCTTCGACCTGGTAGCCACCGTAGCTGTTGTGCAACCGGTTGATCATGAATGACGGACCGAAGTAAGACGCTTCAGAATCGAGGATCTGTTCGCCCGCATAGTGCGAGCCACCCAAGTTGACGTCGGGCCTGCCGATGGTCCGGAGGTACTGCGAGGCGATTTGACCTTCAAACACGTTCTTGAAGTGTGTGGGAAAGCCGAAATGGATGTAGTAAAAGTGAGCCATATCCACAATGTTGTCGACGATCTCCCGGCAATTCGAGGCGATGAACTCTGTGCGCCAAGACCATTCCGTCCAACCCGGGTCGCGCACCTCCGGAATGTCGGGGATATCAAGGTCAGGCGACGGTGAACTCCCCTCGGGATCATGCCAAACGAACAACAAGCCCGAACGGACATCTGATATCCACACACGTGTGCGCGCAAGTCGCGGAGCACGTTTGGCATATGAGACATGGGTGCAACGGCCATTGCCCGCCCATCTCCAGTCATGGAACGGGCACGCAACGGCATCACCCTTGACCGTCCCCTGCGACAGGTCGCCGCCGAGATGGCGACAGTATGCGTCCAGAACGTGCACCGCACCGCGACTGTCCGCGAAGACGACCAGTTTCGTCCCGAAAGCGCTGATCGAGTGCGGCTGTCCGTCCAGAAAATCCGACACCATTCCCAGGCAGTGCCATCCACGGGCAAAACGAGTCGGCGGCGTACCCACATCGATCTCCCGGACGGCGGCGCTCGTCGAATCGTTACTCAAACCTGTCATCTCCATCCACTTCGCACTCAACTAGAACACGTTTCATAATTGGATTGACTGGCACAGTATGCGCAGTTGAAAGTCGATAAATAGGGACTAATGCCCCTTTTTCATTGTCGAGGGCACAGCCAAGGTGGTGGTGCGTTGCCGCATCACCGCCCACCGAAAGCCGAGGAGCACTGTTCATGGATTGTCCCCACCTATCCAAGGGCTTCGATCCTCTGGACGCCGAACTGAACGTCGTGCGCCTGCCAGTTGCAGAGCTTGCCGAGTTGCGAAGGACAGAACCCGTGCATTGGGTCGAGGTCCCCGGCGGCACTGGCGGATTCGGCGACAAGGGCTACTGGTTGGTGACCCGGCACGAGGATGTCAAGGACGTCTCGCTGCGCAGCGACGTGTTCTCCAGTGCGATGAACGGTGCGATCCCGGTATGGCCGAAGGGAATGACCCGCGAAGTGGCGGTCGACTTGCAGAGTGTGGTCTTGCTGAACATGGACGACCCGCAACACGCGCGTCTACGCAAGATCATCTCGCGTGGTTTCACCCCGCGTGCGCTCTCGCGGCTTCAGGACGAGCTGAGGTCGCGGGCACAGCAGATCGCAATAAATGCCTCGGCATTCAATACAGGCGACTTCGTCGAGGACGTGTCATGCGAGCTGCCGCTGCAGGCTATCGCCGAACTGCTCGGCGTACCTCAATGCGACCGCGACAAGTTGTTCCGCTGGTCGAACGAGATGACCGCCGGCGACGATCCCGAGTACGCGGATGTCGATCCCGCCGCATCCTCCTTCGAGCTGATCTCGTATGCGACGAAGATGGCCGAGGAACGAGGCCTGAATCCGACCGATGACATCGTCACCAAGCTGATCCAGGCCGATATCGGTGGCGACAAGCTCAGTGAAGACGAGTTCGGCTTCTTCATGATCATGCTGGCGGTGGCTGGCAATGAGACCAGCCGTAACTCGATCACCCACGGCA
The nucleotide sequence above comes from Mycobacteroides saopaulense. Encoded proteins:
- a CDS encoding N-acetylmuramoyl-L-alanine amidase-like domain-containing protein, whose amino-acid sequence is MWAVTRTMRRALDLFGLLALMCALCVSPVASADAAQISPANERRLQELLAERNRLGSDNPGQLSAAVSGLFLHVPYGANTLIGSASVPEQLVVELTRVDCFTYADYVEALKRSGDRASFLAQLAQIRYRGGDVSFTQRRHFFTDWAADAPINATDVTASLGAPTEQVAKMLNLKDSGDSYLPGLPPRSRTVVYIPSARVSDGVIANLRDGDYLGAYATAGGLDVTHVGIFLHTPAGPVLRNASSLRANNQVVDTPLREYLGTVPGIVALRPR
- a CDS encoding WhiB family transcriptional regulator translates to MEDVRVAEATALSAGFTWQLRGACRNVNHDLFYSDDDERPIERRLREQHAREVCRSCPVTTLCLEYALEIEEPHGMWGGMSEAERQRIRLRIAARKSVFR
- the hsaA gene encoding 3-hydroxy-9,10-secoandrosta-1,3,5(10)-triene-9,17-dione monooxygenase oxygenase subunit, with amino-acid sequence MTSIQHGITRSIRDTHTILEDISDLLPQIRGRAQAAEDLRTIPHETIAALEDIDFFKLLQPEQWGGLQCDPVVYCEAVRRLASACGSTGWVAGVLAVHNWHLALFDQQAQEDVWGEDMSARVSSSYAPMGTARVVDGGYLVTGSWQWSSGCAHATWAFVGGPVLKGEKAVDFGSFLIPCTDYEVDDVWNVVGLRGTGSNTLVVKEVFVPGHRFLSYKAMNDGTAGGYRTNTAPVYKMPWGTIHPTTISTPIVGMAYGAYDAHVEHQGKRIRAAYAGEKVRDDPFAKVRIAEAASDIDAAWRQLTGNVAEEYALLLAGKQIPYDLRARARRDQVRATGRAVASIDRIFDASGAAALSNDTPVQRFWRDAHAGRVHAANDPERAYLIFGDNEFGLPPADTMV
- a CDS encoding Rieske 2Fe-2S domain-containing protein, encoding MTGLSNDSTSAAVREIDVGTPPTRFARGWHCLGMVSDFLDGQPHSISAFGTKLVVFADSRGAVHVLDAYCRHLGGDLSQGTVKGDAVACPFHDWRWAGNGRCTHVSYAKRAPRLARTRVWISDVRSGLLFVWHDPEGSSPSPDLDIPDIPEVRDPGWTEWSWRTEFIASNCREIVDNIVDMAHFYYIHFGFPTHFKNVFEGQIASQYLRTIGRPDVNLGGSHYAGEQILDSEASYFGPSFMINRLHNSYGGYQVEAILVNCHYPVTSDSFVLQWGIMVRRPVGLDANATEMLLHAFTDGVSRGFLQDVEIWKNKTRIDNPLLVEEDGPVYQLRRWYEQFYVDAADVTPEMTDRFEYEVDTNAANEYWRNEVAENLQQRTTASAAGTE
- a CDS encoding cytochrome P450 → MDCPHLSKGFDPLDAELNVVRLPVAELAELRRTEPVHWVEVPGGTGGFGDKGYWLVTRHEDVKDVSLRSDVFSSAMNGAIPVWPKGMTREVAVDLQSVVLLNMDDPQHARLRKIISRGFTPRALSRLQDELRSRAQQIAINASAFNTGDFVEDVSCELPLQAIAELLGVPQCDRDKLFRWSNEMTAGDDPEYADVDPAASSFELISYATKMAEERGLNPTDDIVTKLIQADIGGDKLSEDEFGFFMIMLAVAGNETSRNSITHGMIAFSQHPDQWRLFRQERPKTAVDEIIRWATPVSAFQRTAKTDTQISGVTIKAGQRVVMSYRSANFDETVFDDPYSFDILRDPNPHLSFGGTGAHYCIGANLARMTVDLIFNAIADHIPDLQPVGEPERLKSGWLNGIKHWQVEYGQKCVGEANAG